In a single window of the Anguilla rostrata isolate EN2019 chromosome 6, ASM1855537v3, whole genome shotgun sequence genome:
- the LOC135257385 gene encoding trace amine-associated receptor 13c-like, producing MLHLKSFPLKIILICTLNITAGNLIDDTSIIKNLTKVHKGESCGNSSTLSCSGASPTPADVLLYMTVAAVIFVTVCGNLLVIVSICHFKQLHTPTNFLLLSLAVADFLVGVTGMPFHFITWLDPHWCLETIYCTLFKIASFYMTCVSIYNVALIAVDRYFALSNPFLYCTKMTVNLTLRMLYTLWLSSLIYSVLLLYTSGNISEITGNVTCTECIVTANEFWTIFDFVIVFIVPCVTIIIMYLNVFAIAKKHAHEINCVRKQNSSGTKMNNFSTGSERKAAKKLGILVAVFLLCLIPYYINAFLSVYITTPSEYLTYMSTVTLLYLNSSINPIIYALFYPWFQKSVKLILTFRICGSESSLLNVLLEEN from the coding sequence ATGCTGCATCTTAAGTCTTTTCCTTTGAAGATAATTCTCATCTGCACGTTAAATATAACGGCAGGGAATTTGATTGATGACACCTCTATAATCAAAAATCTCACAAAAGTTCATAAAGGAGAATCCTGTGGCAATTCTTCAACTCTGTCCTGTTCAGGAGCATCACCAACACCAGCTGATGTACTGTTGTACATGACTGTAGCAGCAGTCATTTTTGTGACGGTTTGTGGAAATCTACTTGTCATTGTCTCCATCTGCCACTTCAAGCAGCTCCACACACCAACcaacttcctcctcctctctctggctgtggcAGACTTTCTAGTTGGAGTAACTGGGATGCCTTTCCACTTTATTACATGGCTGGATCCACACTGGTGTCTTGAGACAATATATTGCACACTTTTTAAGATAGCATCCTTTTACATGACTTGTGTGTCTATTTACAATGTAGCTCTTATTGCAGTGGACCGATATTTTGCTCTGAGCAACCCCTTTCTTTACTGCACTAAAATGACAGTGAATCTGACTTTGAGGATGCTATATACTCTCTGGTTGTCTTCACTCATCTACAGTGTACTGCTTCTTTATACCAgtggaaatatttctgaaataactgGAAATGTAACATGTACCGAGTGTATTGTTACAGCTAATGAGTTTTGGACCATTTTTGACTTTGTAATAGTATTTATTGTGCCCTGCGTGACAATCATAATTATGTACCTGAATGTTTTTGCTATTGCCAAAAAGCATGCACATGAAATAAATTGtgtcagaaaacaaaattcaagtggcacaaaaatgaacaatttttcAACAGGATCAGAAaggaaagcagcaaaaaaacTGGGAATTCTAGTGGCAGTGTTCTTACTGTGTTTAATACCCTACTACATAAATGCTTTTCTTTCTGTATATATAACAACACCATCTGAGTATCTTACATATATGAGTACTGTTACTCTTTTATATCTAAATTCATCAATCAATCCTATCATTTATGCTTTGTTCTATCCATGGTTTCAGAAGTCTGTAAAGCTAATTTTAACATTTAGAATATGTGGCTCAGAATCTTCATTGTTGAATGTGCTTTTAGAGGAGAACTGA